A DNA window from Panthera tigris isolate Pti1 chromosome X, P.tigris_Pti1_mat1.1, whole genome shotgun sequence contains the following coding sequences:
- the MAGEB5 gene encoding LOW QUALITY PROTEIN: melanoma-associated antigen B5 (The sequence of the model RefSeq protein was modified relative to this genomic sequence to represent the inferred CDS: inserted 3 bases in 2 codons; deleted 2 bases in 1 codon), producing the protein MTQLALPKSLAPSTTITSSEMFGTISDGENSQDEKHLCFSGLPPFTEITCXLMGLLEQFLLYQYRMKEPILKXMLKISGQNYKEYYSEIIKRASEHIEIVFAVDFKEVDSTSHSYDLVSKVKLPNNGRVCAGRGLPKTGLLMTVLGVIFMKGDCAAEEDIWKCLNMTQVYGGRKHSVYGEPKKLITKDLVKLEYREHCQVSNSDPPCCEFLWGPKAHTESIKMKVLELLAKFNDTVPSVFSARYKETLEDEEVRAEARPIATVCNRVTSSRLLKSEAF; encoded by the exons ATGACTCAATTAGCACTTCCGAAGAGTCTTGCCCCATCTACCACCATTACTTCTTCAGAAATGTTTGGTACAATATCTGATGGTGAGAATAGCCAAGATGAGAAACATCTATGTTTCTCTGGGCTCCCACCTTTTACTGAGATCACATG TTTGATGGGTTTGTTGGAACAGTTTCTTCTGTACCAATATAGAATGAAAGAGCCCATTCTGA GAATGCTAAAGATTAGTGGCCAAAATTACAAAGAATACTATTCTGAGATCATTAAGAGAGCCTCTGAACATATCGAGATTGTCTTTGCTGTAGACTTCAAGGAAGTGGATTCAACCAGCCACTCCTACGACCTTGTCAGCAAAGTGAAACTCCCTAACAATGGGAGGGTGTGCGCCGGCAGGGGGTTACCCAAGACCGGTCTA CTGATGACAGTCCTGGGTGTGATCTTCATGAAGGGCGACTGTGCTGCTGAGGAAGACATCTGGAAATGCCTGAATATGACGCAAGTATATGGTGGGAGGAAGCACTCCGTCTATGGGGAGCCTAAGAAGCTCATCACCAAAGATTTGGTGAAGCTAGAGTACCGGGAACACTGCCAAGTGTCCAACAGTGATCCTCCATGCTGTGAGTTCCTATGGGGCCCAAAAGCCCACACTGAAAGCATCAAGATGAAAGTCCTTGAATTATTGGCCAAGTTCAATGACACAGTTCCCAGTGTCTTCTCAGCAAGATATAAAGAAACTTTGGAAGATGAGGAAGTAAGAGCTGAAGCCAGACCTATAGCCACTGTGTGTAACAGGGTCACTTCCAGCAGACTACTGAAGtctgaggctttttaa
- the LOC102960825 gene encoding melanoma-associated antigen B5-like, which translates to MPRRHKSKFKARERRRQARGEAQGCEDAQAKAAAEAEPTPSSAAQCEDTTQSVPTTGSSGASQRRRRRAKTAAATSAAATSAAATSAALSGTKSDEESNNQDEERVSPYEAPFYGERPGEDSLSRKPGLLEQYLLYKYKMKQPILKQDMLKIIGPNYEDRFPEILKKAAERIEIVFAVDLQEIDSTRYDLVSKLKLPNNGRVRAGRGLPKTGLLMNILGMIFMKGNCAAEEDIWKFLGLMRVYPGRKHFIYGEPRKLITKDLVRLQYLEYRQVANSDPPRHEFLWGPNALAETTKMKVLQFLSKVNDTIPTAFPSYYEEALREEEERAQARGATGAGATARVIVPSSVMARSIFPPLLRPEASNPLDKIIQRRSKN; encoded by the coding sequence ATGCCTCGGAGACACAAGAGTAAGTTCAAGGCTCGTGAGAGACGCCGCCAGGCTCGAGGTGAAGCTCAGGGTTGCGAAGATGCTCAGGCCAAAGCAGCAGCGGAAGCGGAGCCCACTCCCTCCTCCGCCGCTCAGTGCGAAGATACTACCCAGAGTGTGCCCACTACTGGGTCAAGTGGCGCTTCTCAGCGGCGTAGAAGAAGAGCAAAAACCGCCGCCGCTACTTCTGCCGCCGCGACTTCTGCCGCCGCTACTTCTGCAGCCCTTTCTGGCACTAAATCTGATGAAGAATCCAACAACCAAGATGAGGAAAGGGTGAGCCCCTATGAGGCCCCATTCTACGGTGAACGCCCAGGCGAAGATTCTCTGAGCAGGAAGCCTGGCTTGCTGGAGCAGTACCTTCTGTACAAGTATAAGATGAAACAGCCCATTCTGAAGCAAGACATGCTGAAGATTATCGGCCCAAATTATGAAGATCGTTTTCCTGAGATCCTCAAGAAAGCTGCTGAGCGCATTGAGATTGTCTTCGCCGTCGACCTACAGGAAATCGACTCGACTAGATACGACCTCGTCAGCAAACTCAAACTCCCCAACAACGGGAGGGTGCGTGCTGGCAGGGGGTTACCCAAGACCGGTCTCCTGATGAATATCCTGGGAATGATCTTCATGAAAGGCAACTGTGCTGCTGAGGAAGACATCTGGAAATTCCTGGGTCTGATGCGAGTATATCCTGGGAGGAAGCACTTCATCTACGGGGAGCCCAGGAAGCTCATCACCAAAGATTTGGTGAGGCTGCAGTATCTCGAGTACCGCCAGGTGGCCAACAGTGATCCTCCACGCCACGAGTTCCTGTGGGGCCCAAACGCCCTAGCTGAAACCACCAAGATGAAAGTCCTGCAGTTTTTGTCCAAAGTCAACGATACCATCCCTACTGCTTTCCCGTCCTATTATGAAGAGGCTCTgcgggaagaggaagagagagcccagGCCAGAGGCGCAACCGGGGCTGGCGCTACCGCCAGAGTCATCGTACCTTCCAGCGTCATGGCCAGGAGCATCTTCCCACCTCTGCTGAGACCCGAGGCTTCTAATCCTCTTGACAAGATAATACAACGTCGCAGTAAGAATTAG
- the LOC122235257 gene encoding melanoma-associated antigen B4-like: APGAPGAGAASPPREQGAEGPAAPPGPGARKDPLSRKADMLVRFLLEKHASKEPITRAALLKIVSRKYEAHWAEILRRTSERLQLLFGLQLREGDAGGRAYVLVSKPGLEGDGGDKGLPKSGLVMALLGVIFMKGNRAGEEEVWEFLNVLGVYAGRRHPIFGEPRKLITQDLVRQKYLEYRHVPGSKPQRYEFLWGPRARAHTSKMEVLQVLAKINDTVPSCFPQLYQEALLEEAARDSSAGAARVASAGEAAGPSGAGEPSRARVGRCRRI, translated from the coding sequence gcccccggggcccccggcGCAGGCGCTGCAAGCCCGCCACGTGAGCAGGGCGCCGAGGGCCCGGCCGCGCCCCCCGGCCCGGGCGCCCGCAAAGACCCCCTCAGCCGCAAGGCCGACATGCTGGTGCGGTTCCTGCTGGAGAAGCACGCCAGCAAGGAGCCCATCACGCGGGCCGCGCTGCTGAAGATCGTCAGCAGGAAGTACGAGGCGCACTGGGCCGAGATCCTCAGGCGCACCTCGGAGCGCCTGCAGCTGCTCTTCGGCCTCCAGCTCCGGGAGGGCGACGCCGGCGGCCGGGCCTACGTGCTGGTCAGCAAGCCGGGCCTGGAGGGCGACGGCGGCGACAAGGGGCTGCCCAAGAGCGGCCTGGTCATGGCGCTGCTGGGCGTGATCTTCATGAAGGGCAACCGCGCCGGCGAGGAGGAGGTGTGGGAGTTCCTCAACGTGCTGGGCGTGTACGCGGGCCGCAGGCACCCGATCTTCGGGGAGCCCAGGAAGCTCATCACCCAAGACCTGGTGCGCCAGAAGTACCTGGAGTACCGCCACGTGCCGGGCAGCAAGCCTCAGCGCTACGAGTTCCTGTGGGGCCCGAGAGCCCGCGCCCACACCAGCAAGATGGAGGTGCTGCAGGTGCTGGCCAAGATCAACGACACGGTGCCCAGCTGCTTCCCCCAGCTGTACCAGGAGGCCCTGCTGGAAGAGGCGGCGCGCGATAGCTCCGCAGGCGCAGCCAGGGTGGCCTCCGCTGGCGAGGCTGCGGGCCCTTCGGGAGCCGGGGAGCCGTCCCGGGCCCGGGTGGGCCGCTGCCGCCGAATCTAG